One Melospiza georgiana isolate bMelGeo1 chromosome 12, bMelGeo1.pri, whole genome shotgun sequence genomic window carries:
- the VBP1 gene encoding prefoldin subunit 3 isoform X4 translates to MAAAGGSEAAAAAGGKRGPLGIPEAAFVEDVDSFMKQPGNETADVVLKKLDEQYQKYKFLELNLAQKKRRLKSQIPEIKQTLEILKHMQKKKDSTHPMETRFLLADNLYCKASVPPTDKVCLWLGANVMLEYDIDEAQALLEKNLSTATKNLDLLEEDLDFLRDQFTTTEVNMARVYNWDVKRRNKQDPSKNKA, encoded by the exons ATGGCGGCGGCCGGAGGCAGCgaggcggcggcagcggcgggcggGAAGCGCGGCCCGCTCGGCATCCCCGAGGCGGCGTTCGTG GAAGATGTAGATTCTTTTATGAAACAGCCTGGAAATGAGACAGCAGATGTAGTTCTTAAGAAGTTGGATGAGCAGTATCAGAAGTATAAATTTCTGGAACTTAATCTTGCTCAAAAGAAAAGGAG GCTAAAAAGTCAGATTCCTGAAATTAAACAGACattagaaattttaaaacacatgcagaagaaaaag GATTCCACACATCCAATGGAAACCAGATTTTTATTGGCAGATAATCTCTACTGCAAAGCTTCAGTTCCTCCTACAGATAAAGTTTGTTTGTGGTTGGGG GCCAATGTGATGCTTGAATATGATATTGATGAAGCTCAGGCTCTGTTAGAGAAGAATTTGTCAACAGCCACAAAAAACCTCGATCTTCTAGAGGAAGACCTGGATTTTCTCAGAGATCAGTTCACCACTACAGAAGTCA ATATGGCTAGAGTTTATAATTGGGACGTAAAGAGAAGAAACAAGCAAGACCCATCCAAAAACAAAGCATAG
- the RAB39B gene encoding ras-related protein Rab-39B codes for MEAIWLYQFRLIVIGDSTVGKSCLIRRFTEGRFAQISDPTVGVDFFSRLVEIEPGKRIKLQIWDTAGQERFRSITRAYYRNSVGGLLLFDITNRRSFQNVHEWLEETKVHVQPYQIVFVLVGHKCDLDTQRQVTRHEAEKLAAAYGMRYIETSARDAINVEKAFTDLTRDIYELVKRGDISIQEGWEGVKSGFVPNVVHSSEEVVKSDRRCLC; via the exons ATGGAGGCGATCTGGCTGTACCAGTTCCGCCTCATCGTCATCGGCGACTCCACCGTGGGCAAGTCCTGCCTCATCCGCCGCTTCACCGAGGGCCGCTTCGCCCAGATCTCCGACCCCACCGTGGGCGTggatttcttctccaggctggtgGAGATCGAGCCTGGCAAGAGGATCAAGCTGCAGATCTGGGACACGGCTGGGCAGGAGCGGTTCCG GTCCATCACCAGAGCCTACTACAGGAACTCGGTGGGAGGGCTGCTCCTCTTTGACATCACAAACCGCAGATCTTTCCAGAACGTGCACGAGTGGCTGGAGGAGACCAAGGTGCACGTGCAGCCCTACCAGATCGTGTTTGTGCTGGTGGGGCACAAGTGTGACCTGGACACGCAGCGGCAGGTGACGCGGCACGAGGCGGAGAAGCTGGCTGCGGCCTACGGCATGAGGTACATCGAGACCTCGGCCCGCGACGCCATCAACGTGGAGAAGGCCTTCACCGACCTGACCCGGGACATCTACGAGCTGGTGAAAAGGGGGGACATTTCCATCcaggagggatgggaaggggtAAAGAGCGGCTTTGTCCCGAACGTAGTGCACTCCTCAGAAGAAGTGGTGAAATCAGATAGAAGGTGCTTGTGCTGA
- the LOC131088505 gene encoding synaptotagmin-like protein 2, with translation MLDLSFLTEEEYEKLMKVLQRDAELKKKDGDRIRRIQGSITDEKKKKFVTGEWFSEVKAKRFQEDLAGPDLLRASIRRKKGKLEGEDKKHIQTSLESKTAPVPAFTEDIAGAGEERSSTPTLETTEQKILPKPKPRLPVHLSASYKSSSIHDVSSSESDTGTSPVVIATNSFHLSGKGHGDSPVSTRLSEDAEPQPSTAAGGEAADGATEGPKTPPEETYPPSKIPVKKKASRTFPRCEQAVNDTGPAENSPAKEESVPGPRALPTDGESGRAGRQGVNYTISAMSNRDEEIGLDREHFRSLKNFWEKGAESLGAGGSPGPGLGEAAPRQLRLGRSLSLQAAPGQGAEGKPGAFSRTRTPHKRTITLSSSEEEPSCATPARKGSVSVTPSSTCAKIKGGLVTRNDLLGESNGKLLMPEEEKVVQHCSKKSRLPVSAPSIQLESPTKDVSGSSLGPAGTPVEEELVVAGERKHTWRAPASRVQILIEPVPTDGESEDEKEKRSDLGTQDSMEINGELPEEKMCESSDQPTPGEPSGEREAVQGTDSAVYSEEDGDHSPAAQALARANSINLAKSMVNIYTTTETYNKPHLIPHQFLEPERVKELSRSSPLLLSETESDTASELSFQLGRHKKSPSTGSHSSDMASVSSVSGSVLSVYSGDFGSVDAQGTVEFALDYDEKNREFQVHVSQCRGLAVVDERKGRSDPYVKTYLLPDKARMGKRKTSVKKRTVNPVYNEVLRYKIEKMVLLIQKLNLSVWHNDPLGRNSFLGEIEIDLASWDWSNRKLNWYPLKPRSLSAVNGVDHRGVMSLSIKYVPPGSLGPRNPPSGEVHIWVKDVKDLLQLRPSGVDSFVKCYVLPDTSKKSYQKTRVIKRDTNPVFNHTIVYDGFHTEDLKDACVELTVWDHEKLTNHFLGGIRLGLGTGLSYGISVDWMDSTQEEVAFWQEMMLAANEWIEGLLPLRSLAGRKKLK, from the exons GAGGATTCAAGGCTCCATCACAgatgaaaagaagaagaagTTTGTGACAGGTGAATGGTTTTCAGAAGTGAAGGCAAAACGGTTCCAGGAAGACTTGGCAGGGCCGGATCTCCTTCGAGCATCCATTAGAAGGAAAAAGGGCAAGCTAGAAG GTGAGGACAAGAAGCACATCCAGACAAgtctggaaagcaaaactgcCCCAGTTCCTGCCTTTACTGAGGACATCGCTGGTGCAGGAGAGGAAAG ATCCAGTACACCTACTCTTGAAACCACAGAGCAGAAAATTTTGCCGAAACCGAAGCCAAGACTTCCTGTCCATTTGTCTGCATCATACAAG AGTTCCAGCATACATGATGTCTCTTCCTCAGAGAGTGACACAGGAACAAGTCCAGTTGTGATTGCAACAAACAGCTTTCATTTGTCTGGAAAAG gTCATGGAGATTCTCCAGTGTCCACCAGGCTTTCAGAGGATGCTGAgcctcagcccagcactgcagctggaggagaagctgctgaTGGAGCCACAGAGGGGCCAAAAACTCCTCCTGAGGAAACTTATCCTCCCAGCAAAATCCCAGTCAAGAAGAAAGCAAGCAGAACCTTCCCCAGGTGTGAGCAGGCTGTGAATGACACGGGGCCAGCAGAGAACAGCCCTGCCAAGGAGGAGTCAGTGCCAGGCCCCAGAGCACTGCCCACAGACGGGGAGAGCGGCCGGGCCGGCAGGCAGGGGGTGAACTACACCATCTCAGCCATGAGCAACAGGGACGAGGAGATCGGCCTGGACCGCGAGCACTTCAGGAGCCTGAAGAACTTTTGGGAGAAGGGAGCAGAGTCTTTAGGGGCAGGGGGCagcccagggccagggctgggtgaggcAGCCCCTcggcagctcaggctgggccGCTcgctctccctgcaggctgcgCCAGGCCAGGGTGCTGAAGGGAAGCCTGGTGCCTTCAGCAGAACAAGGACCCCCCACAAAAGGACAATAACTCTGTCTTCCAGCGAGGAAGAGCCAAGCTGTGCCACTCCTGCAAGGAAGGGCTCTGTTTCTGTCACTCCCAGCTCCACCTGTGCCAAGATCAAAGGGGGCCTGGTTACGAGAAATGACTTGCTGGGTGAAAGCAATGGGAAGCTGCTGATGCCGGAGGAAGAGAAGGTGGTGCAGCACTGCTCCAAGAAATCCAGGCTGCCTGTGAGCGCACCTTCCATCCAGCTCGAGTCACCCACCAAGGACGTGTCTGGCAGCTCACTGGGGCCAGCAGGGACACCCGtggaggaggagctggtggTGGCAGGAGAGCGCAAGCACACATGGAGGGCCCCGGCCAGCAGGGTGCAGATACTGATAGAGCCTGTGCCCACAGATGGGGAAAGTGAggatgagaaagagaaaagatctGATTTGGGCACTCAAGACAGCATGGAAATAAATGGAGAGCTACCTGAGGAAAAGATGTGTGAGTCTTCAGACCAGCCAACACCTGGTGAACCATCTGGAGAGAGAGAAGCTGTTCAGGGAACAGACTCAGCTGTTTACTCAG AGGAAGATGGGGATcattctcctgctgctcaggcacTGGCCCGAGCAAATAGCATTAATCTTGCAAAGAGTATGGTGAACATTTACACAACCACAGAGA CATACAATAAACCTCATTTGATACCACATCAATTTCTTGAACCTGAAAGAGTGAAAGAACTGAGCAGATCCTCTCCCCTCCTGTTGTCTGAG ACGGAGTCAGACACGGCCTCGGAGCTCAGCTTCCAGCTGGGCAGGCACAAGAAGTCCCCCAGCACTGGCAGCCACTCCTCTGACATGGCTTCTGTCTCCTCG GTGAGTGGCAGTGTGCTCAGTGTCTACAGTGGTGACTTTGGGAGTGTGGATGCCCAAGGAACTGTGGAATTTGCCCTGGACTATGACGAGAAGAACCGGGAGTTCCAGGTGCACGTGTCCCAGTGCAGGGGCTTGGCTGTGGTGGATGAGAGGAAAGGCAGATCTGACCC GTATGTTAAGACTTACCTGCTCCCAGACAAAGCCAGGATGGGTAAGAGGAAAACGTCAGTGAAGAAGAGGACAGTGAACCCTGTGTACAATGAGGTGTTACGG tataaaatagagaaaatggTGTTGCTGATCCAAAAATTGAATCTCTCTGTTTGGCACAATGATCCACTGGGACGTAACAGTTTCTTGGGAGAGATTGAGATAGACTTGGCCAGCTGGGACTGGAGCAACAGGAAACTCAACTGGTACCCACTGAAGCCCCGG AGCCTTTCTGCTGTTAATGGTGTGGATCATCGAGGAGTGATGAGTTTGTCCATTAAGTATGTCCCCCCTGGAAGCCTGG GGCCCAGGAACCCTCCCTCTGGTGAAGTTCACATTTGGGTCAAAGACGTCAAGGACCTGCTGCAGTTGCGTCCCTCTGGAGTGGATTCCTTTGTGAAGTG CTATGTGCTTCCAGACACCAGTAAGAAGAGCTACCAAAAGACCAGAGTCATAAAGAGAGACACAAACCCTGTTTTCAATCACACCATTGTGTATGATGGCTTTCACACGGAGGATCTGAAGGATGCCTGTGTTGAACTCACTGTGTGGGATCATGAGAAACTTACCAACCATTTCCTTGGAGGAATCAGGCTGGGCCTTGGGACAG gTTTGAGCTATGGCATCTCTGTGGACTGGATGGACTCCACCCAGGAGGAGGTGGCCTTTTGGCAGGAGATGATGTTGGCTGCCAATGAATGGATCGAGGGATTGCTGCCCCTGCGCTCACTGGCAGGGaggaaaaagctgaaataa